The sequence TAAAGGCATAGCAAGTTGCAGTTTATTCTGCACCTGTACTTGCGCGATATCAGGGTCAGTACCTGCTTCAAAGGTCAGAGTGATATTCATCATACCCGCTGAGTCACTGGTCGCAGACATATACACCATGTTATCGATACCGTTCATATTCTGTTCGATAACTTGGGTAACGGTGTTCTGCACAGTGGTGGCATCAGCACCCGGATAAACCGCAGAGATAGAAATCGCTGGCGGTGCAATCGTTGGATACTGGGCAACAGGCAATTTGATGAGTGCCAGAAGACCTGCGAGCATGGTAATTATCGCAATTACCCACGCAAATATCGGTCTATCTATAAAAAACTTAGGCATGGATCACCGACTCCTTATTGAGGATTCTTAGCTGGCTCAGTTTGTTCAGGTGATGGCTTCGCATCTAAATTCTCTTCTTGAGGCGTTACTGTCATTTTGGGTTTTGCTTTTTGCAAACCTGAAACGATAACGCGCTCACCAGCCTGAACACCACTATTAACGAGCCATTTATTACCAACAGCTTGTGACACATTGATGGTACGAACTTCAACAACATTATCTTTGTTAACAACCATCGTTGTTGCTTCACCACGAGCTGTACGAATAACGGCCTGCTGTGGGATCAAAACTGCATTTTGACGAATACCATTTTCTAATTTAGTACGAACAAACATACCCGGTAATAATTCCCCATTCGGGTTAGGTACGATCGCACGCATCGTAATTGAGCCTGTTGTTTCATCAACAGTCACATCAGAAAACTCTAAATGACCTTTCTGTGCGTAAGTCTGCCCATTAGTCAATGTTAAATGAACAACAGGTTTGCCTTGCTCTTGACGAATAACGCCACTTTCAATTTCATTTTTAAGTTTCAGGTAGTCTTCACTCGATTGCGTCACATTGACATAAATCGGATCAATTTGCTGAACCGTTGTCAGTGCAACTTGCTGACCTGGAGCGACAAGCGCACCTTCTGTCACCGTTGACTTACCTGAACGACCTGAAATTGGTGCTGTTACTTTGGTATAATCAAGATTAATTTTTGCAGTTGTTACAGCGGCTTCGCCTGCTTTAACAGCAGCAACAGCTTGTGCGTACTGAGACGTTGCAGTATCAAAATCTTGTTTACTGATATAGTTTGTACCCAGCAGAGGCTTATAACGCTCCACAGTGAGACGCGCTATTTCAGCATTAGCTTTAGCTTTCACTAGTTCAGCTTGTGCACTATTTAAAGTTGCTTCAAACATAGCTGGGTCGATTTGGTACAAAGATGTACCTGCTTCTACATAGCTACCTTCGGTGTAATTGCGTTTTAAAATAATGCCGCCAACTTGAGGACGAACTTCAGCAATACGGAAGGCTGATGTACGACCAGGTAAATCAGTGGTGATTGTCAGAGCTTCCGCTCCTAAAGTCACAACACCTACAGCCGGAGCAGGGGGTGGCCCCCCAGCAGACTGTTTAGCTTTGTCGTCACATCCAGCAAGAACCAAGCTGCCTGATAGCACTAACAGAGCCAGAGGCAAAACCCCTCTGTTTTTTCGCATAAGAAAACCTCTATTCAAACGTTGTTTCCCGGGATAAAAATAATTAAGTTGATGATTGATTGCGATGTATAGTACAAACATACATGAATGTATGTAAATTAACTTCAGTCAAAATCGAGGATTAATGGCACGAAAAACTAAACGGCAGGCACAAGAAACAAAACAGCAGATTATTGATGCTGCACTTAGGCTGTTTACTGTGCAAGGCGTTTCTGCCACATCACTTTCAGATATTGCTGCCGAAGCAGGTGTTACTCGTGGCGCAATATATTGGCACTTTAAAAACAAAGTGGATTTATTTACTGAAGCGTGCGAACTCACCGACTTAAAAATAGAATCTTTAGAAATAGAGTATCAAACAAAATACCCAGATGATCCACTATTTGTATTAAGAGAATTGCTTATTTACATATTGACATCAATTGTCGAAGATCCCAAACATAATGCATTATTAGAAATATATTTCCATAAATGCGAATTTGTCGGTGAAATGACACCAATTGTTGAAATTCGCAGAGAATTGTGTGCAGCGGATTACTCTAGAATAGAACAATCTTTCTCTCGTTGTATTGAAAAAAAACAGCTTCCAGCCAACCTTAATTTAAGAAGAGCTGCCATTATGTTAAGAGCTATGATGACAGGTCTTGCCGAAAATTGGTTATTTTCACCAGAAAGTTTTTCTATCAAAGATGAAAGTCAATATTTGGTTGATAGCTTTATTGATATGATAAAGCACAGCGCAAATATGAGAATATCTGCGTCATCTTAATTTATTATTAAACTTGAGGAAGATGTTTATGAGTAAGGTATTAGTTATTGCTAATGGTGCAGCTTATGGCAATGAATCATTATTTAACGCACTGCGTTTATCAATAACATTAAAAGAACAGCATCCAGAAACGGAATTAAATATTTTTTTAATGTCAGATGCTGTGACTGGGGCTTTAGCTCACCAACACCCGAAAGAAGGCTATAACTTACAGCAAATGTTAGAAATTCTGACAGCGCAAAATGTTCCAGTTAAATTATGTAAAACATGCACAGATACTCGTGGTATCAGTGAGTTACCCCTCGTGGATGGTGCTGAATTAGGCACATTAGTGGACTTAGCTCAGTGGACATTAGAGGCTGATAAAATTCTGACTTTCTGATCACGATTTCATTTTCTCAGGCGAGAAATAACCTAAGCAACTTGTTCTATTTACACTGCCAATTTAAAGGAATTGGATTATAATTAGAAACAGTTTTTCAATATTAATTGAACAAGTTGCTTAACTATGCGTACTCATATTTTTTTTGCTCAATTCAGTAATCGAATAATGACGAGTATTTTCGGCGCGATTATTGCGTTTATTTTTTGGAGTTTCTCCATCACCTCAGTTTTCGCTGTGACACCTAGTAATTTACCCACCCAAGACAGTATTCAAAACCAGCTTAATTTATTAAACAAACGCAGTGAGCTAAGTGCAGAAGATAAATTAACGATTGCTGATTTGGAACAATCTCTTTTATTACTTGATAACATCCAACAGCTAGAAAAAAAGTCAGTAAATTATGATAAAACCGTAGAGCAATTACCTGAAAAACTGCGTAATGCACAATATCAACTGAATCAGTTAAAGCAGAGAGTCGCTAATAAAGAAGTAGAAGATTATCAAAAATCACTAGAAGCATTACCGTTAACAACGTTAGAGTCACAATTAGAGACGGTCTTACAATCATTACAAAAAGCGCAAGACGATTTAGCAAATTACAGCAATGAACTTATTGTGTTACAAACACAACCAGAAAGGGCACAATCTGTTTTATTTAATAACTCAGAAAGACTGCAACAAATAAGAATATTATTGAATAAAAGTAGTGCGGATAAAGCACAAATGCGATCTTCTGCCGTACAATTGTTACAATTAGAGCAATATTATCTTCAACAACAGAATAATTATCAAAAGCGCACCTTACAATCTAATGTGCAGTTACAAAGTTTATTACAACTCCAACGTGATTATAGTTCTGCTTACATCGATCTTTCCCAAGAACATGCTCAACTTATCCAAGACGAGATTAGTGATAAGCGTTTAGATAGTTCAGAAGAAACGGCGAAAGAAGCGCAAAGTACGGGACTTGAAAATCAGGCAATTAATAATAATCCTTTTTATTTAGCACAAACAGAAATCAATAAACATCTCAGTGATAAGCTGATTGTTACAACGCAAAATAATAATGAGCTAAATCGTCATAGCCTGATGGTTAAAAATCGTTTAGACAGAGCTATTCAATCTGAACGAAATTTAAAAGAACAAATTGATGTGCTAAAAGGAAGTTTATTACTTTCTCGTATTTTATTTGAAGAGCAAGTTGATTTACCTGATGGTATTTTCATTAATAACCTGCCCGATAAAATTGCGGATTTACGCTTAGAACAGTTTGAAATAAACAAACAACGCGATCAGATAATACAGCCCAGTATTTATATTGATCAGTTGATGAATGAGTACCAAGCCACTCATCCTGAAGCGACGGATCCTAATGCACAAAAAGAGTTACGTAGTGCATTAGAATCACTTGTTGATGCTAGACGTGAATTACTTGATAAGCTTAACAATCAATTGGGCAATCAAATCTCAGGTTCAATTAATCTACAAATGGACCAACAACAATTACGTAGTGTGGTTAGTTCACTCGAAAACACATTGGCTCAGCAAATTTTCTGGGTAAGCAGTAATAAGCCGATTAATCTTAATTGGTTTTCAACATTCCCCGCTCAGGCTGTTGCCGAGTTTCAAGGTTTTAAACTCAATTGGTCAAATGAAAATCTGCTGATCGGGGCTAAGAAATCACTGCCTGTTCTTATTGCGTTAATTTTGTTCGGTTCAATACTGATCTGGCAACGTAAAAAACTTGATATTCAGTTTGAAAAACTCAATGGGGATATAAATAAACTTAATAAAGATTCGCAGTTACATACGCCACTTGCACTGGGCATTGTTTTTCTAAAAACATTACCTTTGTCTTGTTTTGTCTTAGCGATTGGATATTGGCTAATAAATAGCTTTAATGTACAACAAGAATTTATCTGGTCCTTCGCTTGGCAATTTGCGGTATTTTGGCTGATGTTTGAATGGTCTTATCGCTTAATGTCTGACAATGGGGTTGCCGTAAAACATTTTAAAATACCCGTAGAACGAGTCCAGCAAAACCGTAAACGTTTATTGCGACTTTCTCTTCCTATGTTGCCTATTATTCTACTTTCTGCTTATGGGATTAATAATCCATTACTGCTGGTGGGTGATGTTATTGGGCAGTTGGTTGCCATTATTTCATTATTGGGTATTAGTTTCTTCGCACTGCCATTTTGCCGTGAAATGTGGCAAGAAAAAGGCAACCATGTTGTTAGAACCGTAGTGATTACGTTATTAACGTTTTCACCTTTAATTTTAATGGGATTAGTGATTTTTGGTTATTACTATACGGCGTTACGTTTAGCAAATCGTTGGATTGATAGTTTATATCTGCTTATGTTGTGGTTTATTGCTTATCACGCCAGTTTACGCGGATTAACTGTTGCGGCTAGAAGACTTGCATATCGCCGCGCTCTTGAACGTAGGCAAGCGATGTTAAAAGAGAAAAAAGAAGGTGAAGATAACAGCCTTGAACCTATTCAAGAGCCACCAATGGATATGGATCAAATCAATCAGCAATCATTAAGACTGACAACGATGATCTTATTTATCATCTTTGCTTCGAGTTTCTATGGGATCTGGTCTGATTTTATTACGGTCTTTACTTATTTAGATGGAATAACACTTTGGAGTTACACATTACCGACAGAACTCGGTAATGTGGTTAAGGCAGTGACTGTTGCAGATTTATTATTGTCTGTTTCTATTATGGCAATTTCTTGGTTTATGACACGAAATTTACCAGGTTTATTAGAGGTATTAATTTTATCTCGTATAAAACTGCAACAAGGTGCGTCTTACGCGATCACAACTATTTTGACCTACATTATTATTGCTATCGGGACCATCGTATCACTGGGAATATTAGGTGTAGCATGGGAAAAACTGCAATGGTTGGCGGCAGCTTTAACGGTGGGTTTAGGATTTGGTTTACAAGAGATATTTGCAAACTTTGTGTCCGGCTTAATCATTTTGTTCGAAAGACCCGTCAGAATTGGTGATACGGTTACTATTGGTACTTATTCTGGCACGGTAAGTCGAATTCGTATTAGAGCAACGACAGTGACTGACTTTGATCGCAAAGAAGTGATTATTCCAAATAAAGCGTTTGTAACTGAACGGCTTATTAACTGGACATTATCTGATACGGTGACACGTATTATTATTCAAGTGGGTGTTGCTTATGGATCTGATCTCAATAAGGTCAAAGAGATCTTAATGAAGGCCGCTAAAGATAATGTCAGAGTGATGACGGAACCAGAACCTGTGGTGTTATTTACTGAATTTGGGGCAAGTACCCTGAATCATGAGTTGCGTTTTTATGTCAGAACATTAGGTGATAGAAGTATTGCAATAGATGAAGTTAATCGTGCTATTGATAAGCTATGTAATGAAAATAATATCAATATTGCGTTTAATCAACTTGATGTGTATTTGCATAATAAACAAGGTGATGAAGTACAAGAGATAAAACGTCCTCTTGATGGTTCAACACCTGAAGCCAATACGCCTTTTGCTTAATTAAAGGGATGAATGAGTAGATTGTGCCGCTAATTTTTCTTCATAATCTAGGCGCACAATCTCGAGAGCTTCTAGTGCTGTTTTAGGATCAATATGGTGGCTTTCAAGTAAATAGATAAGATCGACTGCCAATTGAATAGACTCTGGTGCTTCTTTTAAGCTCATTATTACTCCTATTAAAATTTATCTTCTTGTTTCTCAATGCCTTTTTCGATAGAGAATAGCGCATTTTTACAGCGTGCAAGGCGATTTTCAAGCGCGGCAATCTCTTTTTGTAGCGCTTGTTGTTTCATAAAGCTCTGTGCTTGTGTTAATGAAAGCTCTCTATCTTGGATCATGGCTTGTAATCGACGCTCATAATCCTGATGTTGGGCAAGTTTTTGGTATAAATCGACACTTTTTTTTCGTTGAGTAAGCTGGTTCTCTTGCTTTCTTAGTGTTTGTGTCGATAATTCACGAGTTAATGCTTCAATTTGTTGTAGGATTTGTGTGGCCAGAAATTTAACCTGCTGGCTTCGTTGTGCCTCAACACAAGCGATTAACTGAGTAAAATTATCGCGGATCTGTTGCATATAGCCGCCAAGAGAATCACTTCGGCGGTGGAATAGTGCTGTGTCGAAGCAAGGTGCTGCAATTTTTTTGTTTGCAATAGGTGCCACTGTTTCGGCTAGATTGTCTATCTGTTTTTTAAACAAGCTTAAAGGATCGGGTTTATTCATCGGTTTCTTGTCCCTGTTTTAATAAAAACATGAATTGACTTAAAGCAACAAAAAAGAGTTGTTAATTGGCTTTCTGTTGCATTTTAACGGCATATTGCATAGATTCTATCGTTTCGTTTTTTATTATGGCACTGATTATGACTGCTAACGCGCAACAACTGCAATTTATTAAAGACAGTATTGAAACCATTCCAGATTATCCAAAAGAAGGGATATTATTCCGTGATATTACTACATTATTGGATAATCCTGCCGCATATCAGGCAACCATTGATTTATTGGTAGAACATTACCAAGGTCAGGGTATCACTAAAGTTGTGGGTACCGAAGCGCGCGGCTTCCTATTTGGTGCTCCTGTCGCTTTACGCCTAGGGGTTGGTTTTGTTCCTGTTCGTAAAAAAGGTAAATTGCCTCGCGAAACGCTCAGTGAAACTTATGATCTGGAATATGGCACAGATACTTTAGAGATCCACAAAGATAGCATTACGGATCAAGACAAAGTATTAATGGTTGATGATTTACTGGCAACAGGTGGCACCATTGAAGCAACTGCTCGTCTTATCCGCCGTTTAGGTGGGACTGTGACAGAAGCTGCATTCATTATCTGCTTACCTGATTTAGGCGGTATCGAACGCTTAGAAAAACAAGGTATTCACAGCTTTACATTGGTTAATTTTCCAGGACATTAATATCTTCACTGTTTAGAGATGGGCGAATTAAGTTCTTATCTTAAACACAAGTAAGAGTGCGGGTGTTTATATATCTTTTATAAGTTTTTCTATTTTTATAAATGTATATTGCCCGCACAATTGTGACTTCTTACTTTATCTAAAATTTCTGCTGGTTCTTTCATCAATATCTCATTTGTTTCTTACAGATCTCGCTCAATAGGTCGCCCCTGTGTTAGCATAGAGACAAATCTCGTTCAAATTTAGCGGAATCAATGAGCTATCAGGTACTTGCCCGTAAGTGGCGCCCACAAACTTTTAACGATGTTGTTGGTCAACGTCATGTGTTGACTGCTTTAGCTAATGGTCTTGATCATCAGCGACTTCATCATGCCTATCTTTTTTCTGGCACAAGAGGTGTCGGAAAAACCACTATTGCCCGATTATTTGCTAAAGGGCTTAATTGTGAAACAGGCATTACGAGTAAACCTTGTGGTCAATGTGCAAATTGCCTTGAAATAGAACAAGGGCGTTTCGTTGATTTAATTGAAATCGATGCGGCATCTCGAACTAAGGTAGAAGATACCCGTGAACTTTTGGATAATGTCCAGTACGCGCCAGCACGTGGACGCTTTAAGGTCTACTTGATTGACGAAGTTCACATGCTTTCTCGTCACAGTTTTAATGCGTTACTAAAAACATTAGAAGAGCCGCCAGAACACGTTAAATTTTTATTAGCGACGACAGATCCACAAAAATTACCTGTCACAATATTATCGCGTTGCCTGCAATTTCATTTGCGAGCCTTAGATATTGACCAAATTGCGACACAACTCGAAAAAGTGCTTTCAGCAGAGCATATTGAAAATGATGTGCGAGCACGTCAACTTATTGCTCGTGCCGCTGATGGCAGTATGCGAGATGCGTTAAGCTTAACTGACCAAGCTATTGCAAGTGGCGAAGGTGTTGTCAGCGCGGAAGTGGTTAGCCAAATGCTGGGTACTATTGATGACGCTCAACCTTTAGCATTGATTGAAGCGCTGGTAAAAGCAGATGGTCAGCAGGTCATGTCGCTGGTTAATGAAGTTGCTTCAAGAGGTACTGACTGGGAAAATTTCTTGGTTGAAACACTCTCATTATTGCATCAAATTGCGATGTTGCAGTTATTACCTAGTGAAGAAAATCCTCAAGAGCAATTTACTCAAGAACGTTTACGTTTATTGGCTAAATCGGTTTCTCCACAAGATCTACAGCTCTATTATCAAACCTTATTAGTTGGGCGAAAAGAACTGGCTTATGCGCCAGATAGACGCATGGGGGTTGAAATGACGCTACTACGTGCGCTTGCTTTTCATCCTAAAACAGTGATTGATGAAATACCTTCTGCGCCATTAGCACAAACGTTACCTTCAGCATCATTGCCTACAAATAGAATGTCTGAACATTATGCTCCACAAACGGTGCAGACGCATTCGTCTCAAATGGCTCACCCATCTTCTTCACCAAAAGAAAATAGTGCTTCATTAGGCAATAGTCCCGCAGCGCAACTTTTAAGAGCAAGGCAGGCAATAAAGGGGTCGGAACAGCAAACCCCGCCAAAAAAGTCTGAACCGGCGACGCCTAATCGGGCTAAGCCGGCTGCTAGTGCATTAGAGCGGCTAGCAGCCGTGAGTGAAAAACGCCAGCAAGCTGCGAAGCGTCAAACTAATGCACCTGAAAAAAAGAAAAAAGAAGCGTATCAGTGGCGTCCGCAAAACCCTGAGCTCATGTCAACGCAAGAGACGGTTTCTTCACCTAAAGAGATCAAAGAAGTTCTCGAGTATGAAAAAACACCTGAATTAGCAGCAAAAATTGCTAAAGAGTCGCAAGAAAGAGATGCTTGGGCGGCTGAAATTGACAAAATGCCATTACCTAAATTGGTGCAACAACTGGCATTAAATGCGTATAAAGAGACCGTAAGCGAAGAAAACGTTATTTTGCATTTACGAACTAAACAGAAACATTTAAATTCAGCAAATGCGTTACGCACGCTCACTAATGCGTTAAGTGAATTGCATGGAAAAGCAATTTCACTCACAATTATAGAAGATGATGATCCAGCGGTAAAAACGCCGTTGGAGTGGCGACAAGCCATTTATGATGAAAAATTGGCGTTATCGCGTCAATCGATTATTACGGATAAAACGATTCAAACATTACAGCAATATTTTGATGCTGAATTGGATGAAGAGAGTATCCGACCTGTTTAATCGCAACATGTTGTATGACTTCATACTGTGTGGCTTTTACAAAGAGAGACAATTATGTTCGGAAAAGGTGGTTTGGGTAATCTGATGAAGCAAGCCCAACAAATGCAAGAAAAAATGCAACAAATGCAAGAAGAGATCGCAAACTTAGAAGTGACAGGTGAATCTGGCGCTGGCTTAGTTAAGATCACTATCAATGGTGCTCATAATTGCCGTCGTGTTGAAATCGATCCTAGCCTGCTAGAAGATGACAAAGAGATGCTGGAAGATCTGATTGCTGCTGCCTTTAATGATGCTGCGCGTCGTATTGATGAAACACAAAAAGAAAGAATGGCCTCTGTTTCTAATGGAATGCAATTGCCGCCAGGCTTTAAGATGCCATTCTAATGCAAACTAGCCCACTTCTTGAATCATTAATGGAAGCGTTGCGTTGTTTACCCGGTGTTGGGCCTAAATCAGCGCAACGAATGGCTTTCCAACTACTTCAACGTGATAGAAGCGGTGGTATGCGACTTGCACAAGCACTCACGCGTGCAATGTCTGAAATTGGTCATTGCTGTGATTGCCGGACTTTTACTGAAGAAGAGCGTTGCACCATTTGTGCTAATGTTCGCCGTCAGCAAAATGGGCAAATTTGTGTTGTTGAAAGTCCTGCGGATATTCATGCTATCGAGCAGACAGGGCAGTTTGCAGGTCGATACTTTGTTTTAATGGGGCATTTATCCCCTTTAGATGGTATTGGACCTATGGATATTGGTTTAGATAGACTTGAAGAGCGCTTAAGCCAAGAGACTATTTCTGAAGTGATCTTAGCGACAAACCCGACCGTTGAAGGTGAGGCAACAGCCAATTATATTGCTGAAATTTGTGCGCAGTATGATATTGCCGCTAGCCGAATCGCTCATGGGGTTCCTGTGGGAGGCGAGCTTGAAATGGTCGATGGAACAACGCTTTCACACTCTATTGCTGGACGCCAAAAAATCCACTATTAACATCATAAATAGTTTATTAAAAAAGCACCTTTTACAAGATGTAATCAGGTGCTTTTTTTCATCTGAAATCATGAAAATGGCCTCAATTTTAATTTAAAACATCGGGTTTTAAATCTTAAAGCTTATTGTTTTTCAGAAATATCTTTATCTTCACTTTATTATTTTTTCTTTCTGATGAATTTTGCGTCTTTATGTTACATTAATAATTATCATGAAAAATAATAACTGAATGATGGAGCATCTTATGATCCCTGACGTAGCCTTAGTTGATAATAGTGAACAAAGAACCCCTCTGATCTTAGTGCTAGATAGCTCTGGTAGTATGTATGGGCAGCCTATTCAACAATTAAATGAAGGTCTTAAGCTACTTGAACAAGAATTAAAAAATGATGTTATTGCAGCGAAACGTGTGCGTATTTTAGTCATTGAATATGGTGGATATGATCAATGTACTGTTCATGGCGATTGGAAAGATGCGATGGATTTTACGGCACCTGTTTTGGAGGCAAATGGCACAACCCCGATGGGGCAAGCCATTACGCTAGCACTTGAAGAAATTGAAGCTGAAAAACAGCGCTTTAAACAAGCAGGTGTGGCTTATACTCGTCCTTGGTTATTTTTAATGTCTGATGGTGTTCCGACAGACCAATGGGAACACGCCGCGCAGCTTTGTCGTCAAGCAGAAGAAAATCAAAAAACAGCGGTATTTCCTATAATGGTTGATGGTGCATCAGCAGAGGTCATGGGAAGCTTTAGCCGTAATGGTGTTAATGGTGTGAAAATGCTTAAAGGACTGCAATTTAAAGAATTGTTCTTGTGGCTAAGCGCCAGTATGCAGGTGGTTTCTCAATCAACACCAGGTGGTACGGCACAATTACCTTCAACTGATTCTTGGGCGAGTGTACCTGTTTGATGAATGATTGGTTAGCTTATGGGGCATCTGTGACAGGTATTGCCCATCAAGAGCGTCAAATTCCCTGTCAGGATGCTTATTTTATTCGTCGTAAAGGTGAGTATCTTATCGCCGCTGTTTGTGACGGTGCAGGCTCTTCTCGTTATAGCGAACAAGGTGCTCAGCTTGTTGCTCGGTTATTTACGCTACGCATTACAGAGTGGCCAAACATTGATTTGTTAACCGAAAAACAGATAACGCAAGGGGCTAAACAAGTTATTGAAGATATTCGCCTCCAGCTGGCGGAATATGCAGAAATAAAGCAGTGTGCGCTTAATGAATATGCATCAACACTAGTGGCATGTTGGGTTGGTGATGATAGTGGCTATTTATTCCATTTAGGTGATGGTATTGCTGTGGTGGAATACAGTGATGGTACACGTTATGTATCACAGCCTGAAAATGGGGAATATGCAAATCAAACATGGTTTGTGACATCAGAAAATTGGGAATCGCATCTACGCGTTATTCCCCTCAATAAACCGGTAAAACAGGTTATTTTGATGTCAGATGGTGTACAGCCTTTTGCCATGAATAAAACGTGTGATGCTTTGTATGAACCCTTTATTACTCCCGTGCTCCGTTATTTAAAAACAGTATCAGAAGAGAGCGGAAGTGAGGCATTAGCAGGGACTTTAGCTGATCCTCGAACACATTCAATTACAGGCGATGATAAAACCTTAATTATTTGTATCAGGGATGAAGCGTTGTGGTAAAAGCGAGAAAAAAAGGGATAGTTCAACTTGTATCTAGTCAATTACAAGATGAAAACGGTAAGATTTATCAAATAGGTGATTTGATAAAAAGCGGAGGGGCTGGCAGTGTTAGCCATATTAATAACGCAC comes from Proteus vulgaris and encodes:
- a CDS encoding YbaB/EbfC family nucleoid-associated protein translates to MFGKGGLGNLMKQAQQMQEKMQQMQEEIANLEVTGESGAGLVKITINGAHNCRRVEIDPSLLEDDKEMLEDLIAAAFNDAARRIDETQKERMASVSNGMQLPPGFKMPF
- a CDS encoding PP2C family serine/threonine-protein phosphatase; amino-acid sequence: MNDWLAYGASVTGIAHQERQIPCQDAYFIRRKGEYLIAAVCDGAGSSRYSEQGAQLVARLFTLRITEWPNIDLLTEKQITQGAKQVIEDIRLQLAEYAEIKQCALNEYASTLVACWVGDDSGYLFHLGDGIAVVEYSDGTRYVSQPENGEYANQTWFVTSENWESHLRVIPLNKPVKQVILMSDGVQPFAMNKTCDALYEPFITPVLRYLKTVSEESGSEALAGTLADPRTHSITGDDKTLIICIRDEALW
- the recR gene encoding recombination mediator RecR translates to MQTSPLLESLMEALRCLPGVGPKSAQRMAFQLLQRDRSGGMRLAQALTRAMSEIGHCCDCRTFTEEERCTICANVRRQQNGQICVVESPADIHAIEQTGQFAGRYFVLMGHLSPLDGIGPMDIGLDRLEERLSQETISEVILATNPTVEGEATANYIAEICAQYDIAASRIAHGVPVGGELEMVDGTTLSHSIAGRQKIHY
- the dnaX gene encoding DNA polymerase III subunit gamma/tau, which translates into the protein MSYQVLARKWRPQTFNDVVGQRHVLTALANGLDHQRLHHAYLFSGTRGVGKTTIARLFAKGLNCETGITSKPCGQCANCLEIEQGRFVDLIEIDAASRTKVEDTRELLDNVQYAPARGRFKVYLIDEVHMLSRHSFNALLKTLEEPPEHVKFLLATTDPQKLPVTILSRCLQFHLRALDIDQIATQLEKVLSAEHIENDVRARQLIARAADGSMRDALSLTDQAIASGEGVVSAEVVSQMLGTIDDAQPLALIEALVKADGQQVMSLVNEVASRGTDWENFLVETLSLLHQIAMLQLLPSEENPQEQFTQERLRLLAKSVSPQDLQLYYQTLLVGRKELAYAPDRRMGVEMTLLRALAFHPKTVIDEIPSAPLAQTLPSASLPTNRMSEHYAPQTVQTHSSQMAHPSSSPKENSASLGNSPAAQLLRARQAIKGSEQQTPPKKSEPATPNRAKPAASALERLAAVSEKRQQAAKRQTNAPEKKKKEAYQWRPQNPELMSTQETVSSPKEIKEVLEYEKTPELAAKIAKESQERDAWAAEIDKMPLPKLVQQLALNAYKETVSEENVILHLRTKQKHLNSANALRTLTNALSELHGKAISLTIIEDDDPAVKTPLEWRQAIYDEKLALSRQSIITDKTIQTLQQYFDAELDEESIRPV
- a CDS encoding vWA domain-containing protein, which translates into the protein MIPDVALVDNSEQRTPLILVLDSSGSMYGQPIQQLNEGLKLLEQELKNDVIAAKRVRILVIEYGGYDQCTVHGDWKDAMDFTAPVLEANGTTPMGQAITLALEEIEAEKQRFKQAGVAYTRPWLFLMSDGVPTDQWEHAAQLCRQAEENQKTAVFPIMVDGASAEVMGSFSRNGVNGVKMLKGLQFKELFLWLSASMQVVSQSTPGGTAQLPSTDSWASVPV